CCGGTTGCACCACCTACCAATGCGATAGGTTTATGCCCCATACGTTGAAAATGTACAAGCATCATAATAGCAACCATGTTTCCTAAATGCAGAGAATCTGCACTGGGATCAAAACCCGTATACCCTACCTTAGAACCCTTTGATAACAAGGCTTCTACATCGGGAGTCGCATTTTGAAACATGCCTCTCCATTTTAATTCGTCAACATAATTGCTCATTTCTTGTTACATTTTCGGGCAAATATAATATTTGGGCTGCCCTTAGAAAGAAATTAACCCCTGTAAGTGTAAAGATGTTAGTTGTTAGTGGAGCAAATGGATTCTTAGGAAGCCATTTTATGATAGAGTGTATACGCAGGAAAAAGCGCATTACAGGATTGGTAAGACCCAATGCAGACCGGTCTTATTTTAATTCATTGGTACAGCATTACCAGATTAATTCTGAAGATTTAAATCTGGTGAATTGGTGCGAAATAGATTATAATGATCCTTTTGAAGTAAGAGAGAAACTGGCAGACCACAAGGTTTTTGTCCACTGTGCTGGGCTCATCTGTTTCGATAACTCTTATAAAGACGACCTTATTGAAGCGAACAGAGATCTTACCGAATCTCTAGTAAACGCTTGCATTGACCTAAAATTCGAGAAATTCATCTACCTGAGTTCTATCGCGACCTGCTCCTACATGAGCAACATGCAAGGTAAACTCGAGGATAAATTCGATAGCGCATATGGTCTTAGCAAATTCCTTGGCGAGTTAGAGGTACTTAGGGGAGAGGAAGAAGGATTGGAAGGGATAATTGTAAGGCCCGGTGTGGTTTTGGGGCCTCCTCCTCCAAACAACGAATTTCATCAACTTTTTAGCTGGATAAAAAAAGGTTGGACATACGCTCCCGTTGGTTCCACAGGTTTTGTAGAAATTATAGATCTAGCAAATTACGTGGCTGATTTAGCGGATGGTAAAGAAGTAGTAGATAATACCGCAGTGAGTAGTTCCTTTAAATTTGCAGAGCTAAATGCTGCTATTGCAAAACACCTGGGCATCTCCAAAAAGGTTAAACCTCTTTCATCCGCCTTACTAAAGGCAGGAAGTTTCATAACTAAGATTGTTTACGGATTCAGTAAGGAA
This genomic interval from Luteibaculum oceani contains the following:
- a CDS encoding NAD-dependent epimerase/dehydratase family protein, which translates into the protein MLVVSGANGFLGSHFMIECIRRKKRITGLVRPNADRSYFNSLVQHYQINSEDLNLVNWCEIDYNDPFEVREKLADHKVFVHCAGLICFDNSYKDDLIEANRDLTESLVNACIDLKFEKFIYLSSIATCSYMSNMQGKLEDKFDSAYGLSKFLGELEVLRGEEEGLEGIIVRPGVVLGPPPPNNEFHQLFSWIKKGWTYAPVGSTGFVEIIDLANYVADLADGKEVVDNTAVSSSFKFAELNAAIAKHLGISKKVKPLSSALLKAGSFITKIVYGFSKEPQPLPKPAVDALISDSQYDSPEFATHYGSKQSPELITENMVSYLKSFGKS